The genomic stretch TATAAGTAAATCAACCCATTTATactcatctaattaaatgggtataaatggataagtcaaaaaataaattggaTAACCCAAAGTTATaatccatttattttaactttttgtaacctcgtttaaatttatttttgcaaattaagttatcaatttatcaCATCCTTTGcaccatcattagttttaaatatttacttataatgctcaATGAACCTAATTACTAATTTTTTTCCATCCATACTCTATGTTGCAAAATTATATACTATTTAATAAAggaacaataagaatataaaattttgaactaaacactataaaagttaacataaaactttaatccaaaaattttgaaaaagtagGAAAAGAGGTTACCAAAATGCAAATCCATCCATCATACTACATGAATAACTTGCCACAGAATCCAAAAATATGTAGCTTTCTAGATCCATTTTTCCAAACCAgatagagaaaaataaaaaaataaaaaaatgcatCAGATTTTCCTTGGTTTATTATACAGGGAAATAACATTGAAAATGGCAGAATATGATACTagtaacaaaaaattaaatggcATTCTCGTCATTTTGCCCTCAATGAAAGCTATcctctttcttgatttcttcctCGAATAAAACTGGAATGCCTAGAACCCCTGCACCCACTCTCTCCGGAAGTTCAAACTAGTTCCTTTTGTCAGCAACATAACTGATTCTCCACCAATGGGTATTTTTTCATGGTTCAAGGGAACCAAAAACGATACCAACTCCAAACCCGCGACCCAAAAACCCGAACCGGTTAAAACCCAATCCGCTTCTGAAGTTCCAGGCATGAACGGAGCAGTGGAGGTCCGACGGCCCGGCCCACCACCAGCTGATATCACCGTTTTCGAATTCGGTTCCGTTGCCGCTTCTGCCGATAAGGTCACCCTCGCCGGCTTCTGCCCTGTTTCCGACGAGCTCGAACCTTGCCGCTGGGAGATTCTGCCGGCTCAAGGCTCCGACGCCCCTCAATTTCGCGTAGTCTTTTGACGGAAAAAATAATTGGCGAAAAGGAAATTGAGAATTTTCAGCTTAGCTTTTGAGGAAATGGTGAGGAGGATTAAATCCCAATCCTGAGTAGAGTTTCTTCAGTCTCATTTGGGTTTTTATCTATGTTAAAGATACAAAAAAGCTTgtatctttttttctctttcatttttgaAGTTTCTCTGTAATTTAGCTCTGTTTGACACATTGATTAGAATATGATAAAGACCTTTACTGCActtggtttttcctttttttttggttaggtCCAAATTTGGGTACTATTGGCTTGAAAACATGAGAAGGAAGAGGAAAGAAGTTAATTTGTTGTGAATTGTGATAGATTGGTTATTGTGTATATACGGTGATAAATGTACTAGTATGTGTACACGAAAATACATTTCACGCATGAAGGCCTTCTATAGATAGCTGAACATTGTGCTTTCTCTGTCAAATAAGGTTCCAAGCATGcccttttcttgaaattttccctGTTATTAACCGGACTTGACAGAGTGGAGAAGCTGTAGATTTGTTGGAGTCCTTTTATCTTGTTTTACAAGGTAAGAACTTGGCTTTTATAGTTTATCTCTGTCTAGTAGTTTATATCTGCTCTGTGTTTGTGTCTGTGATTGCACTGGCAGGGTTGCGAGGGGGATGGAGGATGGGGAGTGTATGTGTTCGTGTATTGTGTATGTAAGTGTATAACTATGTTTATGTCAATAAGGATGAGCTTATATGAATTGGTGTACCATGTAGAGCATTTATCAGGTCATGTTGAAATGTATGTGGGCAGAGAAAGCTTTGAGCCTAAACTCTTCATGCTTTTTAAGTTACTTTTACATTTGCTTGGTTTGTTTGTCAAATAAAATTGAAGCAATTGCATTCATTTTTTACATTTGACTCTATGATTTGGATTCTATATTGTGAGGGAAGGGAGACTTTAGAAGCTTTTGGTTAATATTAAGTACCAAGTAGAAGTTTTCAATGACTGATTTGAAAAGTAGAATGGATGACAACAATGTTTGCCagatattaagaaaaaaaaaggcatagAGGGTGTGTAGTTGCCTGTTTATTTGGAAAATTCAGCTATGGAACAACGCATAGAGGGCGTGATTATTACAACATTAAGTTTTCAGATTTTACTTGGTTTGTCAATCATGTttccctcccccccccccccccgccccccccccccccccccccccccccaccccccccccccccccccctcctctcttcctcttcttcttcttctttggcaAAGTTATGATGGCAAGTGTTTATTGGATTGCTTAATGACGAATGAACCATTGTTGTCacagaaaagaaatacaagGTCAATATTGCTAGGTTTCGCTATATGGTTGAAAGTGATGAAAAGTATGTACTTTCCGCCATAATGAGGAAAAAGtagtccatttttttttaatgatagtGGGAATGCAGCAGTTTTGCTTGTTGTGGTTAAAGTGGATTAAATAGCATTTGCTCCTAGAAGTTCATAGTTCAAATTTGCTGCAACTGATTGTAGATACTTTAAAATGTTATCATGCTAATAAGTGTAGTATAAGCTATCAATTGTCATCATTTCTCTAGTACATATTCCAAATGTAGTGTCTAGACTTGCACTTAAGTAGTGGTAGCTGGTGCTATCTTCTTGGTGTCATTGTAGTTACATGATGGTTCATGAAGATATGTATTCTCAATATTCAGCTAAACTTGGttgaaacagaaaaaagaattaagCATAAAGAGGACACAGTTCAATCCTTATTTGTTAAAGGTAGATGGATCTTTTTGCTTGTAATGTTCTTGGTGGAACCAAAACATTGAAAGGTTTCCATGCTTTGTCTTGGCTCCCAATGAACACTGATGTGTTTGTAATACAACATTCTGGTCAACTTCTGTTCCATGGTTACAAATTGCCTACCTTCAGGAGTATCTTTGATATTATGGCTATCGTTCCTTCAGAAATTCTGCAACCTTGTACATTTGACACTGACAGCAAGTGTGGTGTCTGATGCGGTATATGACCTTAATGGCGAGATTGTTTAATGTGCAACTCAGGTATTCATTCACTGAAAAAATAACCACTCTTGTATTTACAAAGCACAAAATGAGAGGCAATGCTCAGCAATCAAGAAAAAGGCAACTTCTACGTTTCCGCACAATGGAAAAGTTAAATTTTTTAAAGAGAGTAGCGTTCAAAGGATGCTATAACCATCATCTTCGCTCGTTCCAATGAAACACACGATTGCTAGAACAAATGTGAAAAAGGATGAGAGCTCCGTTGCCATTGCCTCCCAGCCAATTACTCCAGCATGCTTTAAGATGATTGGTATTGCTATGCTACCAACAGCTGAAGCCCC from Coffea eugenioides isolate CCC68of chromosome 8, Ceug_1.0, whole genome shotgun sequence encodes the following:
- the LOC113779970 gene encoding vacuolar protein sorting-associated protein 55 homolog — translated: MCFVQQLVANANSNNVCGSTYALNFFGWLGYFISLLRILNWADVTKFLSGASAVGSIAIPIILKHAGVIGWEAMATELSSFFTFVLAIVCFIGTSEDDGYSIL
- the LOC113779969 gene encoding uncharacterized protein LOC113779969; this translates as MGIFSWFKGTKNDTNSKPATQKPEPVKTQSASEVPGMNGAVEVRRPGPPPADITVFEFGSVAASADKVTLAGFCPVSDELEPCRWEILPAQGSDAPQFRVVF